The following proteins come from a genomic window of Rattus norvegicus strain BN/NHsdMcwi chromosome 8, GRCr8, whole genome shotgun sequence:
- the Or8c16 gene encoding olfactory receptor Olr1223 has protein sequence MIEKTMENKSSVSEFILMGLTEQPELQLPLFVLFLMNYTATVMGNLSLMSLISLNSNLHTPVYFFIFNLSFIDFCYSMVSTPKMLMSFVLEKNTISFSGCMTQLFFFCVFINAESYVLTAMAYDRYVAIGQPLMYQVVMSPKICCLLIFGSYLMGFVSAMAHTGCMVRLTFCDSNIINHYMCDIFPLLQLSCSSTYVNELMSYVAVGTAIILCSLIILVSYALILFNIIHMSSGKGWSKALGTCGSHIITVSLFYGSGLLAYVKPSSAETVGQAKFFSVFYTLLVPMLNPLIYSLRNKDVKLAMQKSWKRITS, from the coding sequence ATGATTGAGAAAACTATGGAAAATAAATCTTCAGTGTCAGAATTTATTCTAATGGGACTGACAGAACAACCTGAGCTCCAGCTGCCCCTATTTGTTCTGTTCTTGATGAACTACACAGCCACTGTGATGGGCAACTTGAGCTTAATGAGTCTCATTTCCCTAAACTCAAACCTTCATACTCCCGTGTACTTTTTCATCTTCAATCTGTCCTTCATTGATTTCTGTTATTCAATGGTCTCTACTCCCAAAATGCTAATGAGTTTTGTTTTGGAGAAGAACACCATCTCCTTCAGCGGGTGCATGACTCAGctgtttttcttctgtgtttttataAATGCTGAGAGTTATGTTCTGAcagccatggcctatgaccgctatgtggccattgGTCAGCCATTAATGTACCAGGTGGTTATGTCCCCTAAGATCTGCTGTCTGCTAATATTTGGATCTTACTTGATGGGGTTTGTTAGTGCCATGGCTCACACAGGCTGTATGGTCAGGCTCACCTTTTGTGATTCTAACATCATCAACCACTACATGTGTGacatcttccctctcctccagctCTCCTGCAGTAGCACCTATGTCAATGAGCTTATGAGCTACGTTGCAGTGGGTACAGCTATCATTTTATGTAGCCTCATTATCTTGGTCTCATATGCTCTGATCCTCTTCAATATCATACATATGTCATCAGGTAAGGGTTGGTCCAAAGCCTTGGGCACTTGTGGGTCTCACATCATAACTGTTAGTCTCTTCTATGGATCTGGGCTGCTTGCTTATGTCAAGCCATCATCTGCTGAGACTGTAGGTCAGGCCAAATTTTTCTCAGTGTTTTATACTTTATTGGTGCCCATGTTGAATCCACTTATTTATAGCCTCAGAAACAAGGATGTCAAGCTTGCTATGCAGAAATCGTGGAAAAGAATCACAAGCTGA